The nucleotide window GGTTGATGGTGATTTTACAGCAATATCACCCGCCAATTGCCCAGCCCGCATAGCAGAGGAGAAGCGATGAACGAGGGAAAGTATTGGGATGAAGGCATTATGCTAGTGCCGGGATGCACGAAGGTTAGCGAAGGGTGCGACCATTGTTGGAGTGAATCTATGAGCAAGCGCACCGGCAAGGGCTTTGAACCCCGCTTTGATGAAAAGCAGTTGGCACGATTCGGCAAAGGCAAGCCGCGCATCATCAGCATTTGGAATGATTTGTTTCACGAGTGCGTAATGGATGAACAGATAATGGATGCTTTTATCGCCATGACATTGGCGGGAGATAATATCTATCTCATTCTAACGAAAAGAGCTTGGCGGCTAAAAGACTATTCGGCATTGCTTGATTCACCTAACATATGGCTAG belongs to Dehalococcoidia bacterium and includes:
- a CDS encoding DUF5131 family protein, which codes for MNEGKYWDEGIMLVPGCTKVSEGCDHCWSESMSKRTGKGFEPRFDEKQLARFGKGKPRIISIWNDLFHECVMDEQIMDAFIAMTLAGDNIYLILTKRAWRLKDYSALLDSPNIWLGVTAENQARWDERVPQLLAANPAHPWVMCEPLLEEIKRPRNIEKLHWVVAGEETGKSKRTIEEAVLRALLWDADAAAVPFWGKAGYGESDRAYPPALLHHLGKH